A window of the bacterium genome harbors these coding sequences:
- a CDS encoding SCO family protein — translation MAASRQEPEAPATGASRRRRLPWAWVVVGLVVIAAAAAVVARTHVAAVTLQGAVVTPPAPAPDFTLFDQDRRPVRLSDLRGKSVALTFLYTHCPDVCPLIATKMHETYLQLGGAATRIQFIAVTVDPKGDTPGAVRGFLATHQVDGELLYLTGPVPELRSVWGEYFVGTDAKEVNPQAVSAGPTSPDVVDHTAIVYVIDPRGMLRVFLPANFDPKDLAADLRILSAGAK, via the coding sequence GTGGCAGCTTCGAGGCAAGAACCAGAGGCACCCGCGACGGGGGCGTCCCGTCGGCGCCGCCTGCCGTGGGCCTGGGTCGTCGTCGGACTCGTCGTGATCGCCGCCGCCGCGGCGGTCGTGGCGCGGACGCACGTCGCCGCGGTGACCCTCCAGGGGGCCGTCGTCACCCCGCCCGCGCCCGCACCGGACTTCACCCTCTTCGATCAGGATCGCCGGCCGGTTCGGCTCTCAGATCTCCGCGGCAAGAGCGTCGCGCTGACGTTCCTGTACACGCACTGCCCGGACGTCTGTCCGCTGATCGCGACCAAGATGCACGAGACCTATCTCCAGCTTGGGGGCGCCGCAACACGGATCCAGTTCATCGCCGTCACCGTCGACCCGAAGGGCGACACCCCGGGCGCCGTCCGCGGGTTCCTCGCCACGCATCAGGTGGACGGTGAACTCCTCTATCTCACCGGGCCCGTCCCGGAGCTCCGGTCAGTGTGGGGCGAATACTTCGTCGGCACTGATGCCAAAGAGGTAAACCCCCAAGCGGTTTCCGCAGGGCCCACGTCCCCTGACGTAGTGGACCACACCGCGATCGTGTACGTGATCGACCCGCGTGGGATGCTCCGCGTCTTCCTTCCTGCGAACTTCGACCCCAAGGACCTTGCCGCCGACCTTCGGATTCTCAGCGCGGGCGCAAAGTAG